A section of the Thermodesulfobacteriota bacterium genome encodes:
- a CDS encoding class I SAM-dependent methyltransferase, with product MDERINWVAALANAAVYDEEATRGYIDGAPHLKHPSLRKLYGELLVGVYDFATIYTGNPNVLDLGAGEGSATLPFLELGARVTAVDISESQLSALRSRCERFGDRLQVRCEDINETLKSNNNSYDIIVVNSFLHHIPDYLGMIREAITLLTPHGQFFSFQDPLRHDSLGGFTTAFNKVAYFSWRVFRGDLVEGLKRRVRRSRGIYLSDCPADNVEYHAVRNGVDQEAITDLFEEKGFDCKIVCYFSTQALVFQHIGELLGMENTFSIIAQKRA from the coding sequence ATGGACGAAAGAATAAATTGGGTGGCCGCCCTAGCTAATGCCGCCGTTTATGATGAAGAGGCAACCAGAGGATATATTGACGGTGCACCCCACCTAAAACACCCCTCTCTGAGAAAGCTCTACGGCGAATTGCTGGTTGGGGTTTATGATTTTGCGACTATATATACAGGCAATCCGAATGTATTAGACCTAGGAGCGGGTGAGGGTTCGGCCACTTTGCCCTTTCTGGAGCTCGGAGCAAGGGTGACCGCAGTCGATATTTCCGAGAGTCAATTAAGCGCTTTGCGGAGTAGGTGCGAGCGTTTCGGGGACAGGCTTCAGGTGCGATGTGAGGACATAAACGAAACCCTCAAATCGAATAATAACTCGTATGATATTATCGTAGTGAATTCATTCCTGCACCATATACCGGACTATCTGGGCATGATCCGGGAAGCAATTACGCTTCTGACCCCGCATGGACAATTCTTTTCTTTTCAGGATCCGCTGCGGCATGATTCGCTTGGAGGATTTACCACTGCATTCAACAAGGTGGCCTACTTCTCCTGGCGTGTCTTTAGGGGAGACTTGGTGGAAGGATTGAAAAGGCGCGTCCGGCGCAGCCGGGGGATTTACCTGAGCGATTGTCCGGCGGACAACGTGGAATACCATGCGGTTAGAAACGGCGTTGACCAAGAGGCTATCACCGACCTTTTCGAAGAGAAGGGTTTTGATTGCAAAATCGTGTGTTACTTCAGTACCCAAGCTTTGGTATTTCAACACATAGGGGAGTTATTGGGAATGGAGAATACCTTTTCGATAATTGCCCAGAAGCGTGCGTAG
- a CDS encoding class I SAM-dependent methyltransferase — MVNPRLFGFFYNPKKGWIDGTTQFVNLLKAYCQPGALVLDLGAGAGRGKPHNYSLRGKDRLVVGLDVDSEISENRIVDFKVIGDAYFLPFKECSFDFIYTDFVLEHVDAPDAFLTEVRRVLRKGGYFIFRTPNLYHYVPSIARIVPNRSKSLLANFVRSIDTEEKTFPVIYKMNRPGLLRSILEKKGFATERLELIEKEPSYLVFNTFAFLLGVLYERIVNSAEILKFIRSNILGVFRKI; from the coding sequence ATGGTTAATCCGAGGCTGTTTGGGTTTTTTTACAATCCTAAGAAAGGATGGATCGACGGTACTACTCAGTTTGTGAACCTCCTAAAAGCATATTGCCAGCCTGGGGCGTTAGTTTTGGACCTCGGGGCTGGAGCGGGAAGGGGAAAGCCCCATAATTACTCATTAAGGGGAAAGGATAGGCTGGTGGTAGGGTTGGATGTGGACTCGGAAATAAGCGAAAATAGAATTGTCGATTTTAAAGTCATAGGCGACGCCTATTTTTTGCCTTTCAAGGAGTGCTCCTTTGATTTTATATACACCGACTTTGTGCTTGAGCACGTCGATGCCCCCGATGCATTCTTAACGGAGGTTAGGCGAGTGCTCAGAAAGGGGGGATATTTCATATTTAGAACTCCGAATCTTTATCACTACGTCCCTTCCATTGCGCGAATCGTGCCTAACCGTTCCAAATCACTACTGGCTAACTTTGTCCGAAGCATAGACACGGAAGAAAAGACCTTCCCGGTAATTTACAAAATGAATAGACCCGGGCTCTTACGAAGTATCTTAGAAAAAAAAGGCTTTGCCACTGAACGCCTGGAACTAATCGAAAAAGAGCCGTCTTATCTGGTGTTTAATACCTTTGCTTTCCTTCTGGGGGTATTATACGAAAGAATCGTTAATTCTGCGGAGATCCTCAAGTTTATTCGTTCTAATATTCTAGGAGTATTCAGAAAAATTTAG
- a CDS encoding glycosyltransferase has protein sequence MRVLHITPSYFPAFKYGGPIEAVHLLNKALAKKGIDVDVFTTDTGLENGKSIPRDEWQELDGIRVRYFRCYGYERYTFSPKIFLELLKDTRFYDLVHITSVWNFPVLAGGIASLLHKKPYILSPHGSIYPEAIGIKSKNKKMFYYNLIAKYYIKRASAIHFTTQDEKENAIGFLDIRNKAFVVPIGFDLSGFEELPRRGSFKNRYAALKNRKYILFLGRINIKKGLDILVESFGEIAKAYKDLYLVIVGANEGNEGFKEEVKRRLKDVGLLERTIFTGMLRERDKLEAFVDAEVFVLPSYSENFGMAVVEAMACGIPVVISNKVGIHREVERNRGGIIVETNPDSLSRGIRALLDNEELKREVRTNGRKMVEEYYDIDKVADMVIKVYREIIRPG, from the coding sequence ATGAGAGTGCTTCACATAACTCCCTCCTACTTTCCAGCTTTCAAATATGGCGGCCCTATAGAGGCCGTTCATCTATTGAATAAGGCGTTAGCTAAGAAGGGAATAGATGTCGATGTATTCACCACGGATACCGGTTTGGAAAATGGGAAGTCTATTCCTAGAGATGAGTGGCAGGAATTAGATGGCATAAGGGTTAGATATTTTAGGTGTTACGGCTATGAGCGCTATACGTTTTCTCCAAAGATATTTTTGGAGCTCTTAAAAGATACTAGATTTTATGACCTAGTGCATATAACTTCAGTATGGAATTTCCCCGTTCTAGCCGGCGGTATAGCCAGCCTATTGCATAAAAAACCATATATACTTTCTCCACATGGTTCTATCTACCCGGAGGCGATTGGTATAAAATCCAAAAATAAGAAAATGTTCTATTATAACCTCATCGCGAAATACTATATTAAAAGAGCTTCTGCAATCCACTTCACCACTCAAGACGAGAAAGAAAACGCTATAGGTTTCCTTGATATAAGAAATAAAGCTTTTGTGGTTCCGATTGGATTTGACTTGTCCGGTTTCGAGGAATTGCCCCGGAGGGGTTCCTTTAAGAATAGATATGCGGCCTTAAAGAATAGAAAATATATTTTATTCTTGGGCCGTATAAACATCAAGAAAGGGCTTGATATATTGGTAGAGTCATTTGGAGAAATCGCCAAAGCATATAAAGATTTATATCTGGTGATAGTAGGGGCGAACGAAGGCAACGAGGGGTTCAAAGAGGAAGTTAAGAGACGGTTGAAGGATGTCGGCCTTTTAGAAAGGACGATATTTACCGGAATGCTCAGGGAAAGAGACAAACTGGAGGCTTTTGTCGATGCCGAAGTCTTCGTCTTGCCTTCCTACTCGGAGAATTTTGGGATGGCGGTAGTGGAGGCGATGGCTTGTGGAATACCGGTGGTTATCTCGAATAAAGTAGGGATTCACCGGGAGGTTGAACGGAATAGGGGGGGTATCATCGTGGAAACCAACCCGGATAGTTTAAGCAGGGGAATAAGAGCTCTACTCGATAACGAGGAGTTGAAAAGAGAAGTCCGCACAAATGGAAGAAAGATGGTGGAAGAATATTACGATATAGATAAGGTAGCGGATATGGTTATAAAGGTTTACCGAGAGATAATAAGACCCGGCTGA
- the wzy gene encoding O-antigen polysaccharide polymerase Wzy: protein MPAHFGQPLRILRQEKLSGAVLSVAVTIPLLISLLLVSQLDYDEILTILEISFLAFLCAIPFFKERVREVTNPVLSVSMLYFIMFCLGSLYVLLYPESFNRLGYNAGLDLTALNKGLSFSILCFLFFLFGYYAFDYSKLAAALTGRAIKSIPNIHKFELSIRRLPLVIVVLLLIGWLSRLFLIEIGAYYFVGAGRSDLINTDYAYLAQFLGFGSLFPLLALSIVYSEYLKNKRIALLWVTILILASEMAFNFPIGSKAKAILPIFILLIIYSIKKKTPFKLFIIASIIFIFFIFPLINTYRLNYTGDVFFDLMEGFKIYWKSFFGSNKSMVGEVLFSVFGERLNYASIVGVIVDNTPSVSDFKFGSTYILFFPSLIPRVLWPGKPSVSFANEFGRDYGFLHPLDESTSVGMTWIGEMFINFGWFGIFVPLIYGFLYRFIFLYFFRNGKPNTLGTVVYAFTLQTIIVGDTFAGWFSGLLRFYFILLVAFLPFVTRHK, encoded by the coding sequence ATGCCGGCACATTTTGGACAACCATTAAGGATTCTTCGACAAGAGAAGCTATCCGGAGCGGTTCTCTCTGTTGCAGTAACGATCCCTTTGTTGATTTCCCTCCTCTTAGTTAGCCAGCTTGATTATGACGAGATTCTCACGATCCTGGAGATAAGTTTTCTTGCATTTCTTTGTGCTATTCCTTTCTTCAAGGAAAGGGTCCGCGAGGTCACTAACCCGGTCTTAAGCGTGTCTATGCTTTATTTTATAATGTTCTGCCTAGGTTCGTTATACGTATTGTTGTATCCGGAGTCGTTTAATAGGTTGGGTTACAACGCCGGGCTTGACTTAACCGCTCTAAATAAAGGATTGAGTTTCAGCATATTATGCTTTCTATTCTTTCTGTTTGGGTATTACGCTTTTGACTATAGCAAACTTGCCGCAGCCTTGACCGGAAGGGCAATAAAATCCATACCAAACATACATAAGTTTGAATTGAGCATCAGAAGGCTGCCCTTAGTGATTGTAGTACTTCTCTTGATAGGTTGGTTGTCCAGGCTGTTTTTGATAGAAATTGGCGCCTATTATTTTGTAGGGGCCGGGAGAAGCGATTTAATCAACACCGATTATGCATATCTGGCTCAGTTTTTAGGGTTTGGGTCGCTGTTTCCTTTATTAGCCCTATCCATCGTCTATTCCGAATATCTAAAAAACAAAAGAATTGCGCTCTTATGGGTCACGATATTGATATTGGCATCGGAGATGGCTTTTAATTTTCCGATAGGGAGTAAGGCAAAGGCTATCTTGCCTATCTTTATTTTGTTGATAATTTATTCAATCAAGAAAAAGACTCCATTCAAGCTTTTCATCATAGCTTCTATTATATTCATATTTTTTATCTTTCCTTTAATCAACACATACAGGCTTAACTATACCGGCGATGTTTTTTTTGATCTTATGGAAGGGTTTAAAATTTATTGGAAATCGTTCTTCGGCTCGAATAAATCTATGGTAGGGGAGGTTCTTTTTAGCGTCTTTGGAGAGAGGTTAAACTATGCCTCCATAGTGGGCGTGATAGTCGATAATACGCCCAGTGTTAGCGACTTTAAATTCGGGTCTACCTATATCCTGTTTTTTCCCTCTTTAATTCCCAGGGTTCTCTGGCCGGGAAAGCCTTCGGTTAGTTTTGCAAACGAATTTGGAAGGGATTATGGGTTTCTTCACCCACTCGATGAAAGCACTTCGGTCGGCATGACCTGGATAGGAGAGATGTTTATTAATTTTGGGTGGTTTGGGATTTTTGTTCCCCTCATTTATGGCTTTTTATACCGGTTTATCTTTCTTTACTTTTTTAGAAATGGGAAGCCAAATACGCTGGGAACGGTGGTGTATGCATTCACATTGCAGACGATCATAGTAGGGGATACCTTTGCCGGTTGGTTCTCTGGCTTGTTAAGATTCTATTTCATATTATTGGTGGCATTTTTACCTTTCGTTACAAGGCATAAATAA
- a CDS encoding oligosaccharide flippase family protein, translated as MSRGVLWAWMGTFITNLVIVACGFITGVLTARFLLPEGRGALAAVIFWSQLTAGIGIMSLPEATTYRIGRWPERASEIISTAFWLAICLSFIVTTLGYMAIPSLLGIKRQELWNISKLYLLVFIPFNFIGLTLLAIDQGGLRFSIYNRLRLLGPVIYLLGLVLLWITGHITVAWIVAMNASATVIAALIRVFLAGTALLYRPSFSEAWGLLRDGWSFHLATLLIIAANQADIFVILRLWDNKIIGLYMAAFTVAASALNLVGSTFHTVLFPTLVNTQEKNLRTFKLMEGIRQAMFLLFVITVPLMVLAPKLVPLLFGEDFRPASMLSVFLLLAYFLIALKTIVIRSLRGFGEGLPGATAQGLSVILFLVIVWPLSARLYVAGVAVALIMANMASLFYLGFYLKQNHGVELRQCWGLTPATVRQFCKAIRNLFGYYKVGTEVR; from the coding sequence TTGTCCAGAGGCGTACTGTGGGCCTGGATGGGAACTTTTATAACCAACCTGGTTATTGTAGCTTGTGGCTTTATCACCGGTGTTTTGACTGCCCGATTTCTTCTCCCGGAGGGGCGGGGAGCTTTAGCCGCGGTGATTTTTTGGTCTCAATTGACTGCTGGAATAGGTATTATGAGTCTACCCGAGGCTACCACCTATCGGATTGGCCGCTGGCCGGAGAGGGCCAGTGAGATAATTTCGACGGCTTTCTGGTTGGCCATTTGTTTGTCCTTTATTGTTACCACCCTAGGTTATATGGCTATTCCATCCTTGCTGGGCATTAAGCGCCAGGAACTCTGGAACATCAGCAAGCTTTATCTGCTAGTTTTCATCCCATTCAATTTTATTGGCCTGACCCTTCTGGCCATCGACCAGGGGGGACTTCGATTTTCCATATATAATAGGCTGCGCCTGCTGGGTCCAGTTATTTATCTTCTGGGATTGGTGCTTCTTTGGATTACCGGGCATATAACCGTGGCTTGGATAGTGGCCATGAATGCGTCAGCTACCGTAATCGCGGCGCTTATCCGGGTCTTCTTGGCTGGGACGGCGCTTTTATATAGGCCTAGCTTTTCCGAGGCCTGGGGGCTGTTGAGAGACGGATGGAGTTTTCATCTGGCTACCCTTTTAATAATAGCGGCCAATCAAGCGGATATATTTGTGATTCTAAGGCTATGGGATAATAAGATAATTGGTTTATACATGGCTGCTTTTACCGTCGCCGCTTCCGCATTGAATCTGGTGGGCAGTACTTTTCACACCGTATTGTTTCCGACCTTGGTCAACACTCAGGAGAAAAATCTACGAACCTTTAAACTAATGGAGGGAATACGGCAGGCTATGTTTCTGCTGTTTGTGATTACGGTGCCTCTTATGGTTTTGGCGCCCAAGCTTGTCCCCTTGCTCTTCGGTGAAGATTTTAGGCCCGCTAGCATGCTTTCAGTTTTTCTTCTCTTGGCCTATTTCCTTATTGCCCTCAAGACAATAGTGATAAGGAGTCTTAGGGGATTCGGAGAGGGTTTACCGGGGGCAACGGCTCAAGGCCTCTCGGTGATTTTATTCTTGGTCATAGTATGGCCCCTTTCCGCCAGGCTATATGTGGCAGGGGTAGCCGTCGCATTAATTATGGCGAATATGGCGTCTTTATTCTATCTGGGTTTTTATCTAAAACAAAACCATGGGGTAGAACTCCGGCAGTGCTGGGGGCTCACTCCTGCGACGGTGCGGCAGTTTTGTAAGGCTATAAGAAATCTTTTTGGGTATTACAAGGTGGGGACCGAGGTTAGATAA
- a CDS encoding glycosyltransferase family 4 protein, whose protein sequence is MNKKVAFLISHPIQYLAPLFRKLSSANGIELTVLYCESYGIQERHHSEVGTIPAWDIPLLEGYKYKFLKNYSPSPSVFTVFFGLMNLGIVNELRKGEYDVVIVYGWNYFTNILALVAAKFFGKKVMLRGDNPLSHELLKPDWKRWIKKGVLQYGIFKFVDVFLYVGEANRNFYKYYNVPDWKLIFAPHCVENERFHGEYLRLKHKRNELRKGLGLNEDGVVVIFVAILIDKKRPFDLLRAFEKVESDKKTLIFVGDGYLRKELEDYVVEKKLKNVYFVGIKNQTELPYYYTMADIFVLPSGLGETWGLVVNEAMNFELPVIVSDLVGCREDLVKHGENGFVFKTGDIAQLAGFLEMLIESPETRKALGRESLKIIESYSYERTIGGILEGSGCF, encoded by the coding sequence GTGAATAAAAAAGTAGCATTTCTAATATCCCATCCCATACAGTATTTAGCTCCACTTTTCAGAAAGTTATCTTCTGCAAACGGTATAGAACTGACCGTTTTATACTGTGAGAGCTATGGAATCCAAGAAAGACATCATTCGGAAGTGGGTACTATTCCGGCCTGGGATATTCCTCTCCTCGAAGGCTATAAGTACAAATTCTTGAAGAACTACTCACCAAGTCCTTCCGTATTCACTGTGTTTTTCGGATTAATGAATTTGGGAATAGTAAATGAATTAAGAAAGGGAGAGTACGATGTCGTTATCGTGTACGGCTGGAACTATTTCACCAATATCCTGGCGCTGGTAGCGGCAAAGTTTTTTGGCAAAAAAGTAATGTTGAGGGGAGACAATCCCCTGTCTCATGAGCTGCTAAAGCCCGATTGGAAGAGGTGGATTAAAAAGGGTGTCTTACAATATGGGATTTTTAAATTTGTAGACGTATTCTTGTATGTGGGAGAGGCAAACAGAAATTTTTATAAATACTATAATGTTCCGGATTGGAAGCTAATCTTTGCGCCTCACTGTGTAGAAAACGAAAGATTCCACGGCGAATATCTAAGGCTTAAGCATAAAAGGAATGAATTGAGAAAGGGACTGGGATTAAATGAAGACGGAGTTGTGGTTATTTTTGTGGCGATTCTCATCGATAAGAAAAGACCCTTTGACCTTCTTAGGGCTTTTGAAAAAGTGGAATCGGATAAGAAAACCCTGATATTTGTGGGAGACGGCTACTTGAGGAAAGAATTGGAAGACTACGTGGTGGAGAAAAAATTAAAGAACGTTTATTTCGTCGGGATCAAGAACCAGACGGAACTTCCCTATTATTACACTATGGCGGATATCTTCGTTCTTCCCTCCGGTTTGGGTGAAACCTGGGGATTAGTGGTTAACGAAGCAATGAATTTTGAACTTCCTGTAATTGTGTCCGATTTGGTCGGGTGTCGAGAGGACTTGGTAAAACACGGGGAGAATGGGTTTGTATTCAAAACGGGCGATATTGCTCAACTGGCTGGTTTTTTGGAAATGCTCATCGAGAGCCCGGAGACGAGAAAAGCCTTGGGTAGGGAATCGCTAAAGATAATTGAAAGTTACTCTTATGAGAGAACTATCGGGGGGATACTCGAGGGTTCAGGATGCTTTTAA
- a CDS encoding glycosyltransferase family 4 protein, whose product MKKVLFLSSDMFFKGGLQRYARYEYKALREIMGEENVFSFSLNGKDGNSFEEEVSVNFVPRGGGVLRKIDFTLQAIKFMRQKKIDLLIINLVNLSSIGLLAKSVLGINYIVNVYGFETWGFLNSFRKISLKYADKIIGDCNFILNYCKGALGVDKDKIFLLHDCVDVDRFKPAPKNVQLMEKHGIPESKFIILTVGRVDDGYKGHELVIRALKELPEHIVYVIVGGGRLVSYLKSLVKDMNLESRVTFTGRVKEEELVDFYRMADLFVLVTRLGKYEGEGLPLTPIEAAACGKPILVGDEDGSVDAVEEGKNGFIVSPRNLDELVERIKLLYRDENLRLRMGNYGREKVKRDFAYEKYKETLKDILGVSE is encoded by the coding sequence ATGAAGAAAGTCCTCTTCCTGTCCAGTGATATGTTTTTCAAAGGCGGCCTGCAAAGGTATGCCCGGTATGAATATAAGGCTTTAAGAGAGATAATGGGAGAAGAAAATGTATTCTCATTCTCGCTTAATGGCAAAGATGGGAATTCCTTTGAGGAGGAAGTTAGCGTGAACTTTGTGCCTAGGGGTGGTGGTGTCTTACGTAAAATTGATTTTACCCTCCAGGCCATAAAATTTATGAGACAGAAGAAAATAGACCTCTTGATTATAAACCTGGTAAATCTGTCATCGATAGGTTTATTGGCAAAGAGTGTATTGGGCATTAACTACATTGTGAATGTATATGGTTTTGAAACATGGGGTTTTTTAAATTCCTTTCGAAAAATTTCTTTGAAATACGCGGATAAAATAATAGGGGATTGTAACTTTATCCTTAATTACTGTAAGGGTGCCCTGGGCGTGGATAAAGATAAAATCTTTTTGCTTCATGACTGCGTTGATGTCGACAGGTTTAAGCCTGCTCCTAAGAATGTCCAATTGATGGAAAAGCACGGAATACCGGAGAGTAAATTTATAATTCTTACCGTGGGCAGGGTCGATGATGGCTATAAGGGACATGAGCTTGTAATCAGGGCTCTGAAAGAGCTTCCGGAGCATATAGTGTATGTGATAGTGGGGGGTGGAAGATTGGTGTCATACCTAAAATCGCTGGTAAAGGATATGAATTTAGAAAGCAGGGTAACTTTTACCGGAAGGGTAAAGGAAGAGGAACTTGTTGATTTTTATCGAATGGCTGACTTGTTTGTCCTGGTCACTAGATTAGGAAAATACGAAGGAGAAGGATTGCCGCTCACGCCTATCGAGGCCGCGGCTTGTGGAAAGCCTATCTTAGTGGGTGACGAGGATGGCTCGGTTGACGCAGTTGAAGAGGGGAAAAATGGTTTTATAGTGTCGCCGCGTAATCTAGATGAGCTTGTGGAGAGAATAAAACTACTCTACCGGGATGAGAACTTAAGACTTAGGATGGGAAATTACGGAAGGGAAAAGGTGAAGAGAGATTTCGCCTATGAGAAATACAAAGAAACTCTAAAGGATATTCTGGGAGTCAGTGAATAA
- a CDS encoding DegT/DnrJ/EryC1/StrS family aminotransferase, whose translation MNKFFPVAEPSITEREIRYVLDAVKSGWVSSLGHYILDFEKRFAEYVGVKRALTTTNGTTALHLALASLGIKEEDEVIVPDLTFVAVPNAVAYTGAKPVFVDIDPEIWCIDPEAIRKAITARTKAIIPVHLYGHPADMDAVNQIAEEYGLYVIEDAAEAHGAEYEGKKAGSLGHVGVFSFYGNKVITTGEGGMITTDDEAIYERARFLRDHAMSKERRYWHTELGFNYRLTNVQAALGLAQLERIEELLDKKRLIFKSYEEFLGGFGAIRLNPEKKWARNTFWMVCLILGKDIKITRDELMLELRKMGIDTRPFFYPMSQMPIYKSNSGNSAAYDISSKGLNLPSGGNLNREDIEFISQSLLTLLKDS comes from the coding sequence ATGAATAAATTTTTCCCGGTGGCCGAGCCTTCCATAACCGAGAGAGAAATAAGGTATGTTCTCGACGCCGTAAAATCGGGCTGGGTGTCTTCTCTGGGGCATTATATTCTCGATTTTGAGAAAAGATTCGCCGAGTATGTCGGGGTTAAACGTGCTTTAACTACGACCAACGGGACGACTGCTTTACATCTGGCGCTAGCCAGCCTGGGTATAAAGGAGGAGGATGAAGTAATAGTACCCGACCTAACTTTCGTGGCCGTGCCCAATGCCGTTGCCTACACCGGAGCAAAACCCGTTTTTGTGGATATCGACCCGGAGATATGGTGTATAGACCCGGAGGCGATAAGAAAAGCGATAACTGCCAGGACAAAGGCCATTATCCCGGTCCATCTCTATGGACACCCTGCCGATATGGATGCGGTAAACCAAATAGCCGAGGAATATGGTTTATATGTCATCGAGGATGCAGCCGAGGCCCACGGGGCGGAGTATGAGGGTAAAAAGGCGGGAAGCCTGGGGCATGTAGGGGTGTTTAGCTTCTACGGCAACAAGGTAATAACGACTGGGGAAGGGGGGATGATTACTACCGATGATGAGGCAATTTACGAAAGGGCAAGGTTCTTGAGAGACCATGCTATGAGCAAGGAAAGGAGATACTGGCATACGGAATTGGGTTTTAATTATAGGCTTACCAATGTTCAGGCTGCATTGGGGCTGGCCCAGCTCGAAAGAATAGAGGAGCTTTTAGATAAGAAGAGATTGATATTTAAATCTTACGAAGAATTCCTGGGCGGTTTTGGGGCGATAAGACTAAATCCGGAGAAGAAGTGGGCTCGAAATACATTTTGGATGGTTTGTTTGATTCTGGGTAAGGATATTAAAATAACCAGAGACGAACTTATGCTTGAATTAAGGAAAATGGGGATCGATACGAGGCCCTTTTTTTACCCGATGAGCCAAATGCCCATTTATAAATCCAATTCGGGGAATTCAGCCGCTTACGATATTTCCAGTAAAGGTCTAAACCTGCCCAGCGGCGGCAATTTAAACAGAGAGGACATCGAATTCATATCCCAGTCTTTACTGACCCTTTTGAAGGATTCCTGA